Part of the Triticum urartu cultivar G1812 chromosome 2, Tu2.1, whole genome shotgun sequence genome, TGCAGGAGAAAGAGCCGCATATGGTCCAGTAATACCCATTATAGCAGGATTCTGCATATGATGTGCATAGACAAGGTGCTGCTGGTGCCGGGTGATACGTCGTATTGCTTTCCTATCTTCATTGCTCTCATAGTTCTTGCAATCCATACATTTGCAGTTCTCTGAACAAAGAATATTAGATCGAAAGCACTCACAGTATTTCTTCAGGCACTCGGATCTCTTGCAGTGGCACCCCTTCGTGTGCTTACCCACAAGAGGGCCTTCTGCTACTTTAAACTGGGATGTAAAGGGAATGGATTTCATACATGACATGATAAGGCAAACATATTGAAATACAACTCGGAATTTGGCTTCTTTCTCATATAACTATTGACTTAAGCCCTTAAGTCATGGTATGGGCTCAGAGTCAATGATTATTAATTGCTAGCAGAACGCATGGTCAAATTTGTCAATTGAAACAATGTACCCAAAAGGAAATTAGGTAATGGCAATCCATGATTAATTTCTGACATTGGACAACTTCTATATGACAAAAGGGGGATTTGAGTTTTCTGTCATTTTTACTGCACTGATCTTGCTTAACATAGCATGAAAGACAAAATTCAGCAACTATTGCACATATAATAAATAAACATGTGACACTTAGTCTAATGATATATGAGTGATGAGTCTTGACCCCAGAACATTATTTGTGCCATTATTTACAGGCCACTTCATGTGTCTCTTCATCGTTGTTAAATTTTCCATGGACAATAaaacaagcaagcaagcaaaTAAGGTTTTAGGATGACATAGATAGCTCAACAACTAGAGAACTGGAGGAAAACACAAGTCATTCTCAGAAAATATGCATTGTGCTCTACCTCGCAGTTCTGGGCTGCATGTGGAGGGATGTTCCCAATTTTGGGCATAAAGGCCATAGGATTCCTTTCCATTGCAGCATCGATAGCATCCTGTCTTGCAGCCTCATGACCAACATTATTATAACAGTTTTTGCAGTTGCAATCATTGCAGTATCTACCTGATGCAAAACACTCACAATACCTGGAAATGCATTCAATCAAAAGATCAACCAGTAGAATTTTATGATCTATAAACAATCCAAGTCGTTGCCTTAGCTATTAACAAAGTAAGGGCTATCAACTGACTTGAAAGAACAAAAGGAGTTCATCAGTAATGCAAGTGTTCAGAAAGAAGGCAAAATCTCATTAATGTTGTAGATATTAGAACATTTTTATGGACTTGGTCAAAGATAAAGTTTGACTTAGGACAAAACTAGAACCTCAATCTATTTGGAGTGGAGGGAGGACTTGTTTTTCTTATAACTTTGGCACTATTTTAGATTATATTTTTGAAAATTCAGTTACTAATTATCCTGATAGCGCAAGATGCAAAGGAATGACCACAAAAATCAACAATTATTTGTTCTATTTACTTTCATAATTGCTATTCTAATAAGTACTCCAAAGATGGAGCCTGGCATAGAAACTGTTTAACCACAAAGTGTAGAACATGAACTATAGCATCAAATTATGAAAGAAATACTATGAAGAAATAACAACTGTATCAGGTTTCATTTGGAGGTTTAATATACAGTCTTTTGCTTGTTTGCATTGTGCCCCTTTGGCGACTTATCGGCAGTACATTACAGAAAGCAATACAGGCATTCACACACGTTATGCACGTAGAAAGGCAGTGAGATTTTTCACAGCAAGCAATATACAGTAAATAAGCACTAATCTTAAAGGGTTGTGAAATGACTTGAGGGATAAAATATTAACCTAAAAGAAAATTCAGTAGTAAAAAACCCGTATGCTGCATATTGTTTGAATAAATTACAAGGGAAATTACTTTTTCAGACATTTCGAGTTCTTGCACTTGCATTGTTTCCTCCTTGATGTCCTGTCTGTGGATTCGCATGATGTTTCACTCCACGGATATCGAGCATTCCATCTCCTGGAGATAGGAAAATTTGCAATAATCAACAAAAATAGTTTCCAGCCAACTGTTCCCTGCTCTCAGAGGATAAAAGGGGGGAAACCTGGACACGATTTCTCAATTAACTTTGAAACACAGAATACCAGCTGTAACTATATTCTATATAGAAGAAGAAACAAATCCAATGTCCTAGTAGGTAGTTACCAATTTCAATTCCTTCAACCAAACATCCCATCACATTATATGCCATAGACTCTAAACAAACATTACTATTCCCAAATTACATAGCAGGGAGAGAGAGCTCACACGTCTACAGAGGTTGCACGCATTGGCAGCACCACCGGCACCTCCGTCTTGGGCAACGATTGTTTCAGAACTGGGGGTGCCTGTTGCAATGGGCGCAGTTGTACCCTTGGTGGTGGCAGCTCTGCAACTTGCAATGCCTCCCGCAATGGTAAATCTTGTGACAGCACAGGCGAACGCCGCACCTGCAGCTTCTTAGCTGCGGGTTGAGCAGGAAATGGCATGTGGTGCTTCCTAACCATTAGTGTAGGCCATGGCACTGGAGGCCACAGTGGCAGCGCCTGGGAGAGCGATACCGCTGTTGCAGCACTTCCTGGCTTGCGGGCGTAGAAGGCCGAGCCGAAGTTTGGCTGCACCGAACCAGGAGGGAGGTTCAGCGGGTTGTCCATTTTGTACCAGTTTTCAGATCCACCTGGGGACCCTGCTGGGCTCCGAGTCCGACATCACCTGGCATCACAGAGAAAATTCAGTTGAGCATGATCAGTACTTAGTTGAAGATTTTGACAGATTGATCACTTGCCAAGCCGCAAATTCGCTTCAAATCAAACTGGAAGGAAAATAAACTACTATACATAGTTAACGCAAGCCCATATAGAATCCCTAAACCGCCAAAATCCGTCCGGTTGGATGAAACATTCGTAAGTAAATCTAACTGATCTGCACACAGGACACAGTGGCACCCAGCGCATCCTTCATCTTGATCAAACCGATTTTACCCCTCGCCCCCACAAATTAACCAGCAGAGCATCGGCACAAATCCGAAACAAACTGGATTCAACGGCCACCATTCGTCAATTCTCAAGAGTTCTGACATTTCATTCACCCCAGAACGACCCGGTTTCCCACGAAACGAACCACGCCGCTCTTCCCCGGCCGAAAATGCCTCGAGCCCTCACACGACCCACAGCAAAACCAGGTACGAAACGAAGAAACATCTAAGCAGAATCGAAGCAGGGTTCCCATCCATGAGCCTGTCGCGGATAATCCCCACAGCAAAAATGGCGGCGAAAAGTTGGGGAGGAACCTCATCTCGGACGCGCGCGAGGTCGATCCGCGCGGCCGAGGAGATCCGGCGAAGGGGGCCCGCCGGCGACGGGCGGCGACTGGCGAGGCGGGGTGGGGGCAGGGCAGCAGGTGGGCGAGGGTGATCTGCTTTCGATTTCGGGGAGTTTCGCTCCGTTTCTGGGGGCCGGAGAACAGACGGGGATGGGAGAAGGTATTTATAGCTGCTGACGCCTGACGGCCGAGAAAAGTCTACTTTAAAAAAAGGTTTGAAGTTTGAATGAAGTGGTAGAGCACCGTGGAAATTGAAACCTGAATTTCAAATCCCTGAAATTAGCTCCTTCACCTTACTGAGACCGGCCAATCCAGCATTTCAAATTCAATCAAGTTTGGAGTAGCAGGTTCCAGTTCAAAAAAAAAGTTTGGAGTAGCAGATATTGAGAGATACATCGTTTTTCATTTTCAACCAAATTTTGGCCAAAATTTAAACCAAAAGAAAATTGTCCAGATAAAACTGAAAACAATCTAAAAAATGAACACTAATATGCTGATCGTTCTCCGATTAAAAGTTACAAGATAAATACCAATTCAGCCTGGTTGTTTATTGAATCTTGTGGTAAGTTGAGGGTGTACTTTCATTTTTTTTTACCGATTTAGGAGTTGGGGGTTGTAAATCGAACCGAGTGACCAGTTGGAGGTTGAAAGTGGACCCTTCTTTTAGTGGATTATCTTTTTTTCTCCTTTCCCACTTTGTGACCCGAGGATGAGTTGGCCCGCGACCCGCGCCCTATTTCATGGGCTTCTATGGCCAAGGAGGTTGCCGACAAGGCAACGAAGTGGAGCTGGCTCCCCAGAATCCACTAGCTGCCACCAAAGCCATTGACTCCAACAAGTTGTACGTGCAACACGAGGCGAACACATGCGGGGGTTAACCGAAGGTGCTGCAACAAGTGGGACAAATGggcctttttctactagtggttgACAGAAGGTGCTGCAAGGCATGACTCGCGTCTTTTGATGTCGGCTCCACGACAGATGCTGCAGATGCATATGAAGATAGGGGTTGTCCTTTTTTTTGAGAAAAGGAGAGGGGTTGTCTTGATGCCAGTGATATGCACTTGCCGAAGCCCATCGGCACGATGGTTCCTGTAGGTGAGGATATTATTGTGGCTGGTGTGGATGTGCCAAATTCTGTGGCCCTCTTCACCATCAAGATTAAATTCTGAAACAACGATTGGTTGCCCCTTAAAGGAAAAAAGCTTTGAGGGAGAAATGCAAGAAGGGTGGTGCTAATCCTCGACCTGACATCCTCAAGAAGAATTGAGCCCCATGTGTCGGGGAGAGGCATTAATAAGTGTGGGGTGTGTTTGTCGGCCTGCCTCTGTGGTCGTGTGTCTCCATGATTCGAGAGTAGCTGCCATGTTTGAATAGATTGGAAGTTTCTTCGCAAAAAAACCGAAAAATGCCTAGGTGAGGGCATCTCCAGAGGAGGCAAAttttcgtgttttgacccttttgTTGGAGTTTAACCGGATCTGGCCCCGGTTCGATTTTTTTTGACATTTGACCCTTTTGCTATCGCCGCAAACCTATGGTGGTAGGGTAACGGTAGCCACCGTCACACAAACGGCCATGCGCTGACCTTGCAGACATCCTACCGCCAGAGCTATGGGCGGTAGGGTGTGCAGTCCTACCGCCAGCCGCCCCTGGCGGTAGGGTGTGCTACCCTACCATAGATCAACTGCCACTTCTGGTCACAGAACCCATGGCCGTGGGGTGAGGCCCCCTACCACCTTAACCCTGGCGGTAGGCTGTGTAAACCTACTGTGCCACACTCCCCAGCGGTAGGGTCTGATCATAGTGCATTTTTTGCACAACTTGTATTTTGAAGTTGTTGTTGTTGAAGAAACTGTGCTCTTTTCAGTGTTGTAATGATTCTCTTTTTTCACATGAAAGTACACTCATATTGACAGGAATCTAGAATCAACCTAAATAAATCCGAAGGTACAATTTTTTTTTGAATCTAGTTCAAAAAGGGGGAGTGATTTGAATCAAATAATGCGACGAATCGGAAGCTATCTGAATAAAACTAATTGGAGGGATCAGAGGAGCTTGCTTTTCTCTTTTCATGGCCCTCTCGATCCGCAAAAACAAATGAAGAAACGAAGAAGATCCGAGGGGGGAAGTggaggagatgagagaggggtgaGAGGAAGAACTCCTCTGTTCTTGGGACGGCTGGCGGGGGAGAAGGGGGAGGGGTGGGGCGGCCCACGGCTTATAACTGCCCATACCCTACAGCCAGGGTCCCCGGCGGTAGGATCGGACAAGCAACCGCCAGGACTGGCGGCGGTAGGGTGGGACGGAGGGGGACGACGGCCGTTTACGCTGCTGACGTGGATAAATTTCCTACCGCCAGAGGTTGCGGCGGTAGGCCATGCAATCCTACCGCCGGATGCCATGGTGGTAGGGAAAAAAGTCAAATATAAAAAAATAGAACCGGGGCCAGATCCGGCTAAACTCCAACAAAAGGGTCAAAACATGAAAATTGTCGTCCAGAGGAGAACCTCAAAGCTTCTAGGTTTCGATTGTAGTGCCCACACTACTTTTGTTAAAAAATCATTCAATGGTGACTTTAACGGTCCGCGGAGCGGTGTGAACATCACCCACGAAAAGTGACATAGAGTATTTGATCCCGAGCTCATATGCTCCCGCATGAACAGTAAAATCGAAAACGATAATAATTTCTTTttaaaaaaatctgaattttttttgTGATGAACATTGACAAATTTTCTAGCTGCGTGCAAAATTTCAGGTCGAAATGACATTTGTGGAAGTCTGCGCGAAAAAAATAAAATCGATGGTCCAAAAAGACTATTGTTGGAAGCATTTTGGAGcatcaatttttttatttttgccCAGACTTCTATGAATGTCATTTCAATCTGAAATTTTGCACGCACTTAGAACATTCATCAATGTTCATCACAAAAAAAATtcagttttttttattttttttactattttttcaTTTTACTGTTCATGTGGGAGCATATGATCTCGGGATCAAAAGAGGACTTTCGAACAAAAAGCAACTTTGTGGTCCTCctctcttttctctctctccTCCCAATGGCACACCACATACATATCCACCAAAAGCAATCACataaatgttggggaacgtagtaatttcaaaaaatttcctacgcacacgcaagatcatggtgatgcatagcaacgagaggggagagtgtgatctacgtacccttgtagactgacagcggaagcgttagcacaacgcggttgatgtagtcgtacgtcttcacggcccgaccgatcaagcaccgaaactacggcacctccgagttctagcacacgttcagctcgatgacgatccccggactctgatccagaaaagtgtcggggaagagttccgtcagcacgatgacgtggtgacgatcttgatgttctaccgtcgcagggcttcgcctaagcaccgctacaatattatcgaggattatggtggaagggggcaccgcacacggctaagaatatgatcacgtggatcaacttgtgtgtctatggggtgccccctgcccctgtatataaaggagtggaggaggggagggccggccctctctatggcgcgccctaggggagtcctactcccaccgcgagtaggattccccctttcctagtccaactaggagtccttccatgcagtgggagtaggagacaaggaaggggaagagggaagagaaggaaggagggggcgccgcccctccccctagtccaattcggactagtcaatgggggggggggggcgcggcctgcctctccctctcccctaaagcccaataaggcccatatacttcttcccccgtatttcCGTAACTCccgatactccgaaaaatacccaaaccactcggaaccttttcgatgtccgaatatagtcgtccaatatatcgatctttacgtctcgaccatttcgagactactcgtcatgtccccgatctcatacgggactccgaactccttcggtacatcaaaactcataaactcataatataactgtcatcgaaaccttaagcgtgcggaccctacgggttcgagaacaatgtagacatgaccgagacacgtctccggtcaataaccaatagcggaacctggatgctcgtattggctcctacatattctacaaagatctttatcggtcagaccgcataacaacatacgttgttccctttgtcatcggtatgttacttgcccgagattcg contains:
- the LOC125535788 gene encoding protein tesmin/TSO1-like CXC 5, coding for MDNPLNLPPGSVQPNFGSAFYARKPGSAATAVSLSQALPLWPPVPWPTLMVRKHHMPFPAQPAAKKLQVRRSPVLSQDLPLREALQVAELPPPRVQLRPLQQAPPVLKQSLPKTEVPVVLPMRATSVDVRWNARYPWSETSCESTDRTSRRKQCKCKNSKCLKKYCECFASGRYCNDCNCKNCYNNVGHEAARQDAIDAAMERNPMAFMPKIGNIPPHAAQNCEFKVAEGPLVGKHTKGCHCKRSECLKKYCECFRSNILCSENCKCMDCKNYESNEDRKAIRRITRHQQHLVYAHHMQNPAIMGITGPYAALSPAAEKLSNLSVASSGRDQLISNNDSSQVTSSLLTPVPIEGTKSAVKVEPHGVTYRPLLADVIQIENVNELCKVLLLVSRQAAGASVGVKENINRRKLDRADSCLSSINHDTEAVEKQRDEQVCLTENSLTAVPVSEVRAGTPRSDPTDTCKYDRRPVSPETQELMCNEQDRLFLTPSVAAVIPSATKQRLPDTYKEQEKRILKTLHDYLGELVNCGRLHEEKLSLMSSKFLHERTSVGSSCGSLSISRVTEVARVGQTIRQSLHSPASVKSPGL